In Pangasianodon hypophthalmus isolate fPanHyp1 chromosome 3, fPanHyp1.pri, whole genome shotgun sequence, a single genomic region encodes these proteins:
- the rhoua gene encoding ras homolog family member Ua, protein MPPQGVGEYKPVSGSSVPPVPPRRFRSKDVAKRSRWGSAPERRVKCVLVGDGAVGKTSLIISYTTNGYPTEYVPTAFDNFSAVVAVDGKPVKLQLCDTAGQDEFDKLRPLCYTNADVFLLCFSVVTPSSFQNVREKWVPEIRRHCPRTPILLVGTQGDLRQDVNILIQLAKYKERPVEPQEACVCAEEVHAVSYMECSALTQKNLKEVFDAAILASIQNIDSQQQRLMKRTPNKMRTLSKSWWRKYCCLA, encoded by the exons ATGCCTCCGCAGGGTGTAGGGGAGTATAAACCCGTGTCAGGCTCGTCAGTGCCGCCGGTACCACCGCGCAGATTCAGGAGTAAAGATGTGGCCAAAAGGAGCCGCTGGGGCTCGGCGCCGGAGCGCAGGGTGAAGTGTGTGCTGGTTGGAGACGGAGCTGTTGGTAAAACAAGTCTGATCATCAGTTACACCACCAACGGCTACCCCACGGAGTATGTCCCAACGGCTTTTGATAACTTTTCAG CGGTGGTCGCAGTTGATGGCAAGCCTGTGAAACTCCAGCTGTGTGACACTGCGGGCCAG GATGAGTTTGATAAGCTGCGACCTCTGTGCTACACCAACGCTGACGTCTTCCTGTTGTGCTTCAGTGTAGTCACACCATCCTCGTTCCAGAATGTCAGAGAGAAATGGGTGCCTGAGATCCGACGGCACTGTCCACGCACCCCTATCCTGCTAGTGGGGACCCAAGGTGACCTCCGGCAGGACGTCAACATTCTCATCCAGCTGGCCAAGTACAAAGAGCGTCCAGTGGAGCCACAagaggcctgtgtgtgtgctgaggagGTGCATGCTGTGTCTTATATGGAGTGCTCAGCACTTACCCAGAAGAACCTGAAAGAGGTGTTCGATGCAGCAATTCTAGCCAGCATTCAGAACATAGACAGCCAGCAGCAAAGGTTGATGAAACGCACACCCAATAAGATGAGGACGCTCTCCAAGTCCTGGTGGAGGAAATACTGCTGTTTGGCATAG